A section of the Verrucomicrobium sp. GAS474 genome encodes:
- a CDS encoding secondary thiamine-phosphate synthase enzyme YjbQ produces the protein MPALTESFALPTQGKGTYDLTAQVARLVAKSGVRTGLATVFLAHTSASLVIYENADPTAREDLHRFFERLVPDSGNDYLHTDEGPDDTTSHLRMALTRTSEGVPVAGGRLCLGTWQGIFLFEHRSAPHRRTVWVSVVGE, from the coding sequence ATGCCCGCCCTCACCGAATCGTTTGCCCTCCCCACGCAGGGGAAGGGGACTTATGACCTGACCGCGCAGGTCGCCCGGCTCGTCGCGAAGAGCGGCGTCAGGACCGGCCTCGCCACGGTCTTCCTCGCCCACACGAGCGCCAGCCTCGTCATCTACGAGAACGCCGACCCGACGGCGCGGGAAGATCTCCATCGCTTCTTCGAGCGCCTCGTCCCCGACTCGGGCAACGACTACCTCCACACCGACGAGGGCCCCGACGACACGACGAGCCACCTGCGGATGGCCCTGACGCGGACCTCCGAAGGGGTGCCGGTCGCGGGGGGGCGGCTCTGCCTCGGGACGTGGCAGGGGATTTTCCTCTTCGAGCACCGGTCGGCCCCCCACCGGCGGACGGTCTGGGTCTCCGTCGTCGGCGAATAG
- a CDS encoding DUF423 domain-containing protein has product MKSCTPSRRLAAASVLGFLGVALGAFGAHALAPALLERGMTEAWKTAVLYHLVHVAVLLALVREESVPDRVRGCFVVGIVLFSGSLYALGLGAPRGAGIVTPLGGLCFLAGWVGLFVTALRNGNKE; this is encoded by the coding sequence ATGAAGTCTTGCACCCCCTCGCGCCGCCTTGCCGCGGCCTCCGTCCTCGGTTTTCTCGGCGTCGCCCTCGGCGCCTTTGGAGCCCACGCGCTTGCCCCGGCGCTGCTGGAGCGGGGGATGACCGAGGCGTGGAAGACGGCGGTCCTTTACCACCTCGTCCACGTCGCCGTCCTCCTCGCCCTCGTGCGGGAGGAGTCGGTTCCCGACCGGGTGCGGGGCTGCTTCGTCGTCGGCATCGTCCTCTTCAGCGGCTCCCTCTACGCCCTCGGCCTCGGCGCGCCGAGGGGGGCGGGGATCGTCACCCCGCTCGGCGGCCTCTGCTTCCTCGCCGGGTGGGTCGGCCTTTTCGTGACGGCGCTGCGCAACGGGAACAAAGAATAA